In one Curtobacterium citreum genomic region, the following are encoded:
- a CDS encoding Fur family transcriptional regulator, with protein MDTDAELLRTAGLRVTTPRLAVLRSLGTMPHATADDVLTALAAELPTTSHQAVYGVLGALTGAGLVRRIEPAGSPARYERRTGDNHHHVVCTMCGAVQDVDCAVGHAPCLTPSETHGFAVTTAEVTYWGICELCAAAEQAAAEQAAAADGTATPVAHEQPEHP; from the coding sequence ATGGACACCGACGCGGAACTCCTGCGCACCGCCGGCCTGCGGGTGACGACCCCGCGCCTGGCCGTCCTGCGCTCGCTCGGCACGATGCCGCACGCCACCGCCGACGACGTCCTCACGGCGCTCGCCGCCGAGCTCCCGACGACGAGCCACCAGGCGGTGTACGGCGTGCTGGGGGCCCTCACCGGCGCCGGACTCGTGCGGCGGATCGAGCCGGCCGGCAGTCCGGCGCGGTACGAGCGGCGGACGGGCGACAACCACCACCACGTCGTCTGCACGATGTGCGGTGCGGTGCAGGACGTCGACTGCGCGGTCGGTCACGCACCCTGCCTGACCCCGTCCGAGACGCACGGCTTCGCCGTCACGACGGCCGAGGTCACCTACTGGGGCATCTGCGAGCTCTGCGCCGCAGCCGAGCAGGCCGCAGCCGAGCAGGCCGCAGCCGCCGACGGCACCGCCACCCCCGTGGCCCACGAGCAACCCGAGCATCCCTGA
- a CDS encoding catalase: MSDQNTTGQPAGTPTTTTNSGAPVSSDQHSMGVGADGPIALHDHYLVEKLAQFNRERIPERVVHAKGGGAFGTFTVTHDVSRYTRAAFLQPGQTTEMLARFSSVAGEQGSPDTWRDPRGFALKFYTTEGNYDLVGNNTPVFFLRDGIKFPDFIRSQKRLPGSHLRDHDMQWDFWTLSPESAHQVTWLMGDRGLPASWRNMDGFGSHTYQWINAEGERFWVKYHFETQQGHKTLTQEDADRIAGEDADFHIRDLHEAIERRDFPKWTLKVQVMPYADAESYRFNPFDLTKVWPHADYPLIEVGTMELNRNPENYFAQIEQATFAPSNFVPGIAASPDKMLLARIFSYADAHRYRVGTNHAQLPVNAPKNEVHSYSKDGAMRFDFQKSEVPVYAPNSLGGAHADPSATDDAPGWESDGALQRSAATLHPEDDDFGQAGTLYREVLDDAARERLVGNIAGHVSKVTRDDLRERVFAYWTSVDADLGARVRAAVAPSAPGSNEDPAKVAVEA; this comes from the coding sequence GTGTCCGACCAGAACACGACCGGCCAGCCGGCCGGCACCCCCACGACCACCACCAACAGCGGGGCCCCGGTCTCGAGCGACCAGCACTCGATGGGGGTCGGCGCCGACGGCCCCATCGCCCTGCACGACCACTACCTGGTCGAGAAGCTCGCCCAGTTCAACCGCGAGCGCATCCCGGAGCGGGTCGTCCACGCCAAGGGCGGCGGCGCCTTCGGTACCTTCACCGTCACGCACGACGTCAGCCGCTACACCCGCGCCGCGTTCCTGCAGCCGGGCCAGACCACCGAGATGCTCGCCCGCTTCTCGTCCGTCGCCGGCGAGCAGGGCTCCCCGGACACCTGGCGCGACCCCCGCGGCTTCGCGCTGAAGTTCTACACGACCGAGGGCAACTACGACCTCGTCGGCAACAACACCCCCGTGTTCTTCCTGCGCGACGGCATCAAGTTCCCGGACTTCATCCGCTCGCAGAAGCGCCTGCCGGGCTCGCACCTCCGCGACCACGACATGCAGTGGGACTTCTGGACGCTCTCCCCGGAGTCGGCGCACCAGGTCACGTGGCTGATGGGCGACCGCGGTCTGCCGGCGAGCTGGCGCAACATGGACGGCTTCGGCTCGCACACCTACCAGTGGATCAACGCCGAGGGCGAGCGCTTCTGGGTGAAGTACCACTTCGAGACGCAGCAGGGCCACAAGACCCTGACGCAGGAGGACGCCGACCGCATCGCCGGCGAGGACGCGGACTTCCACATCCGCGACCTGCACGAGGCCATCGAGCGCCGTGACTTCCCGAAGTGGACGCTCAAGGTGCAGGTCATGCCGTACGCGGACGCCGAGAGCTACCGCTTCAACCCGTTCGACCTGACGAAGGTGTGGCCGCACGCGGACTACCCGCTCATCGAGGTCGGCACGATGGAACTCAACCGCAACCCGGAGAACTACTTCGCGCAGATCGAGCAGGCGACCTTCGCGCCGTCGAACTTCGTCCCGGGCATCGCGGCGAGCCCGGACAAGATGCTCCTCGCGCGCATCTTCAGCTACGCGGACGCGCACCGCTACCGCGTCGGCACGAACCACGCCCAGCTGCCGGTGAACGCCCCGAAGAACGAGGTGCACTCGTACTCGAAGGACGGCGCCATGCGCTTCGACTTCCAGAAGTCCGAGGTGCCGGTCTACGCGCCGAACTCGCTCGGCGGGGCACACGCCGACCCGTCCGCGACGGACGACGCTCCCGGCTGGGAGTCCGACGGTGCGCTGCAGCGCTCCGCCGCGACCCTCCACCCAGAGGACGACGACTTCGGCCAGGCGGGCACGCTCTACCGCGAGGTCCTCGACGACGCCGCCCGTGAGCGCCTGGTCGGCAACATCGCCGGCCACGTCTCGAAGGTGACGCGCGACGACCTGCGCGAGCGGGTGTTCGCCTACTGGACGAGCGTCGACGCCGACCTCGGGGCGCGCGTGCGCGCCGCCGTCGCGCCGAGCGCGCCGGGATCGAACGAGGACCCGGCGAAGGTCGCGGTCGAGGCGTAA
- a CDS encoding GNAT family N-acetyltransferase, which yields MSEDIRWEVVEESALSLPDHEAIAAMLGQAFPSWSHWYVGGRDYAGMQPERRVIARDADGVVLAHVGIRRMFITVGGQDVLVGDTGIVAVAPRLQGTGIGRELLDRTHAVLEGLRVPYGFLGAGEDRIPFYAHMGWHEIAGAVGTFSAFTADGAGVTETEQGGWMVRPVTAALEDWPTGEILLNGQQV from the coding sequence GTGAGCGAAGACATCCGGTGGGAGGTGGTCGAGGAGAGCGCGCTGTCGCTCCCCGACCACGAGGCGATCGCGGCGATGCTCGGGCAGGCCTTCCCGAGCTGGTCGCACTGGTACGTGGGCGGCCGTGACTACGCCGGCATGCAGCCCGAACGCCGGGTGATCGCCCGGGACGCCGACGGTGTGGTGCTCGCCCACGTCGGGATCCGCCGCATGTTCATCACCGTGGGCGGGCAGGACGTCCTGGTCGGCGACACCGGCATCGTCGCCGTCGCGCCCCGACTCCAGGGCACCGGCATCGGCCGCGAGCTGCTCGACCGCACGCACGCGGTGCTCGAGGGACTCCGCGTGCCGTACGGCTTCCTCGGTGCCGGTGAGGACCGCATCCCCTTCTACGCGCACATGGGCTGGCACGAGATCGCGGGTGCGGTCGGCACGTTCTCGGCCTTCACGGCTGACGGGGCCGGGGTCACCGAGACCGAGCAGGGCGGCTGGATGGTCCGGCCCGTCACCGCGGCGCTCGAGGACTGGCCGACCGGAGAGATCCTGCTGAACGGGCAGCAGGTCTAG
- a CDS encoding VOC family protein: protein MHTQDLLAADTGMGAVTLRVADLDTMVAYYRDGVGLTVLTQDGGVAVLGRGTTPIVVLEHAPAMRHAAPHEAGLFHTAILFDTQADLAAALYSVATKYPRTFTGSADHLVSNAFYFQDPEGNGVELYWDRDRTEWSWTHGMVDMATIYVDPNAFVQEHLTAAALESAQSRPGRVGHVHLSVGDVATAKAFYVDRLGFATTAAMGDQALFVSAGGYHHHMAMNTWNSRGAGRRQLGLGLGLVRIEVPGADDLGALVSRMHDTGVQTADDGRTVAFEDPWANRIEVTAPGRG, encoded by the coding sequence ATGCACACGCAGGATCTCCTCGCCGCGGACACCGGGATGGGCGCCGTCACGCTCCGGGTCGCCGACCTCGACACGATGGTCGCGTACTACCGCGACGGCGTCGGACTCACCGTCCTGACGCAGGACGGCGGCGTCGCGGTGCTCGGTCGCGGGACGACCCCGATCGTGGTGCTCGAGCACGCGCCGGCGATGCGGCACGCCGCCCCGCACGAGGCCGGGTTGTTCCACACCGCGATCCTGTTCGACACGCAGGCCGACCTGGCGGCAGCGCTCTACTCGGTCGCGACGAAGTACCCGCGCACGTTCACGGGCAGCGCCGACCACCTGGTGAGCAACGCGTTCTACTTCCAGGACCCCGAGGGCAACGGCGTCGAGCTGTACTGGGACCGCGACCGCACGGAGTGGTCGTGGACGCACGGCATGGTCGACATGGCCACCATCTACGTCGACCCGAACGCCTTCGTGCAGGAACACCTGACCGCCGCGGCGCTCGAGTCCGCGCAGTCCCGCCCCGGCCGGGTCGGGCACGTGCACCTGTCCGTCGGGGACGTGGCCACCGCGAAGGCGTTCTACGTCGACCGGCTGGGCTTCGCGACGACCGCGGCGATGGGCGACCAGGCGCTGTTCGTCAGCGCGGGCGGCTACCACCACCACATGGCGATGAACACGTGGAACTCCCGCGGTGCCGGACGCCGGCAGCTCGGGCTCGGGCTGGGACTCGTCCGGATCGAGGTCCCCGGGGCCGACGACCTCGGCGCGCTCGTGTCCCGCATGCACGACACCGGGGTGCAGACCGCCGACGACGGCCGGACGGTCGCGTTCGAGGACCCGTGGGCGAACCGCATCGAGGTGACGGCGCCCGGTCGGGGCTGA
- a CDS encoding SDR family oxidoreductase, translating into MSQRPLDQRQLDERPLTQRPLALVTGVGRRAGIGAAIATRLAADGWDLALSWWGPYDARVHGGADPDGVDAVVAQAERAGARVTRLPVDLADPEQAAALVGRAEAEAGAPVTAVVMSHCESVDSDYATTTLESFDRHLAVNVRAPFLIVQAYARRLREGAPAPEDRRRVVALTSDHVGFNLPYGTSKGALDRLMVGAAQELGDVHVSANAVNPGPNDTGWFTDEVREAVVAQTPLGRPSTPADTAALIGFLLGPDGGWVNGQLLKTDGGFSAR; encoded by the coding sequence ATGTCCCAGCGCCCACTCGACCAGCGCCAGCTCGACGAGCGCCCACTCACCCAGCGCCCCCTCGCCCTGGTGACCGGGGTCGGCCGCCGCGCCGGCATCGGCGCCGCGATCGCCACCCGGCTCGCCGCCGACGGCTGGGACCTCGCCCTCTCCTGGTGGGGCCCGTACGACGCCCGCGTGCACGGCGGGGCCGACCCCGACGGGGTGGACGCGGTCGTCGCCCAGGCCGAGCGTGCGGGGGCTCGCGTGACGCGCCTCCCGGTCGACCTGGCCGACCCGGAGCAGGCGGCCGCACTCGTCGGCCGTGCCGAGGCGGAGGCGGGCGCCCCCGTGACGGCCGTCGTCATGTCGCACTGCGAGTCGGTCGACTCCGACTACGCGACCACCACGCTCGAGTCCTTCGACCGGCACCTGGCGGTGAACGTCCGGGCGCCCTTCCTGATCGTGCAGGCGTACGCGCGACGGCTCCGCGAGGGCGCACCCGCCCCCGAGGACCGCCGCCGGGTCGTGGCCCTGACGAGCGACCACGTCGGCTTCAACCTGCCGTACGGCACGAGCAAGGGTGCGCTCGACCGGCTGATGGTCGGCGCGGCCCAGGAGCTCGGCGACGTGCACGTCAGCGCGAACGCGGTGAACCCCGGACCGAACGACACCGGGTGGTTCACCGACGAGGTCCGCGAGGCCGTGGTCGCGCAGACCCCGCTCGGACGCCCGTCGACGCCCGCGGACACCGCGGCGCTGATCGGGTTCCTGCTCGGTCCGGACGGCGGCTGGGTGAACGGGCAGCTGCTCAAGACGGACGGTGGGTTCAGCGCCCGGTAG